One genomic segment of Bacteroides caccae includes these proteins:
- a CDS encoding FecR family protein, translating to MKEDYNIKDPKVDDLINRLRFKLPEYDTISNYKRLQERINTPVISLSKNISPAWKWFSIAASFALLVVSAFHFIDLSRPELVWYEVAAVPDAKTKIVLPDSSTVWLNANARLVYPRSFEDVNRKVSISGEAFFQVRKDKNHPFIVDIGKLQVEVLGTSFNVMTDTYNDEIRISLLEGKVALYEKGQSSKSAKILMPNQEAKYSPSNGEIMISPIRMDNVMSWITGKFSFEDNTLAEIGEELERAFHVKIHIENEAIRKKTFNATFEDKETLDEILSILQISAKYKMEKKRGEIYIY from the coding sequence CACTATTTCGAACTACAAACGACTACAAGAACGGATTAACACTCCGGTAATATCGTTAAGTAAGAATATCTCTCCGGCATGGAAGTGGTTTTCCATTGCTGCCTCTTTTGCTCTTTTGGTTGTTTCAGCCTTTCACTTTATTGACTTAAGCCGTCCGGAATTAGTATGGTATGAAGTCGCAGCAGTTCCGGATGCAAAAACAAAGATTGTACTTCCGGATAGCAGTACTGTATGGCTTAATGCCAATGCCCGCCTTGTTTACCCCCGTTCTTTTGAGGATGTAAACAGGAAAGTCAGTATTTCGGGAGAAGCTTTTTTCCAAGTTCGCAAAGACAAGAATCATCCCTTCATTGTAGATATTGGGAAATTGCAGGTCGAAGTATTGGGAACCTCTTTTAATGTAATGACAGATACATACAATGATGAAATAAGAATATCCTTACTTGAAGGAAAAGTGGCTTTATATGAAAAAGGGCAATCTTCTAAATCTGCCAAAATTCTTATGCCCAACCAAGAAGCTAAATATTCACCGTCAAATGGTGAAATTATGATTTCTCCTATCCGCATGGACAATGTCATGTCATGGATTACAGGGAAATTTAGCTTTGAGGATAACACTTTGGCTGAAATCGGAGAAGAATTAGAACGAGCATTTCACGTTAAGATACATATTGAAAACGAGGCTATACGCAAAAAGACTTTTAATGCAACGTTTGAAGATAAAGAAACTCTGGACGAAATACTCTCTATTCTCCAGATTTCAGCAAAATATAAAATGGAGAAAAAACGCGGAGAAATCTATATTTATTAA